A DNA window from Pseudomonas wuhanensis contains the following coding sequences:
- a CDS encoding DUF6124 family protein, producing the protein MTKSTPHPPVTDPASPYESLNPKKLHEAAERALDHYLNPAAQIMASTNEPEPMYLANPKYNTEALLANASETLGSATVMLTNFAALLETSHRKTLLGIAQVVMLGELAVNQALDHVEPKE; encoded by the coding sequence ATGACTAAATCAACGCCGCATCCGCCGGTCACCGACCCGGCATCCCCCTACGAATCCCTCAATCCAAAAAAACTCCACGAAGCCGCCGAACGCGCCCTCGACCACTACCTAAACCCGGCCGCCCAAATCATGGCCAGCACCAACGAACCCGAGCCCATGTACCTCGCCAATCCGAAGTACAACACCGAAGCCCTACTGGCCAACGCCAGCGAAACACTCGGCTCGGCCACCGTCATGCTCACCAATTTCGCGGCGTTGCTGGAGACTTCACATCGCAAGACCTTGCTGGGCATTGCGCAAGTGGTCATGCTCGGCGAATTGGCGGTGAACCAGGCACTGGATCACGTCGAACCGAAGGAGTAA
- a CDS encoding polysaccharide lyase family 7 protein yields MIDLATWNLSVPVGSPPYTVETTKLVDGFKDQYFHSDTGTLFFWTPVTGTRTENAVYPRTELRETYSNGTLKNWYYPDADNSLRATLTVSKVPSTGKIVIGQIHAYKSQKPMVKLEYQYKDSSETGNIVAKVRMHPDDDTARVITIATGIKLDREFSYLIHLSPGGALGISAAGNQWDTDISAMWRDKPLYFKAGAYVQDNTGYTTEGGQVTFSHLDIDHDT; encoded by the coding sequence ATGATCGATCTCGCAACCTGGAACCTCAGCGTTCCTGTCGGCAGTCCGCCGTACACCGTCGAAACAACCAAACTGGTGGACGGCTTCAAGGATCAATACTTCCACTCCGACACCGGCACCTTGTTTTTCTGGACGCCGGTCACCGGCACCCGCACCGAAAACGCGGTTTACCCTCGCACCGAACTCCGCGAAACCTACAGCAATGGCACGCTGAAAAACTGGTACTACCCCGACGCGGATAACTCGCTGCGTGCGACCCTTACGGTCAGCAAGGTACCCAGCACGGGCAAGATCGTCATTGGTCAGATCCATGCCTACAAAAGCCAGAAGCCCATGGTGAAGCTCGAGTATCAATACAAGGACTCCAGCGAAACCGGAAACATCGTCGCCAAAGTCCGCATGCACCCCGACGATGACACCGCCCGGGTCATCACCATCGCCACTGGCATAAAACTCGATCGGGAATTTTCCTACCTCATCCACCTCAGCCCCGGCGGTGCATTGGGCATCAGTGCGGCGGGCAACCAATGGGACACCGACATCAGCGCGATGTGGCGTGATAAACCGCTGTACTTCAAGGCCGGCGCCTATGTGCAGGACAATACCGGGTACACCACTGAAGGCGGGCAAGTGACGTTCAGCCATCTGGATATCGATCACGATACGTAA
- a CDS encoding putative bifunctional diguanylate cyclase/phosphodiesterase, with product MECAQPTPAEGSSILLIVDDYPENLISMRALLQRQDWQVITAASGFEALSLLLEHDVDLVLLDVQMPGMDGFEVARLMRGSQRTRLTPIIFLTANEQSQDAVIKGYASGAVDYLFKPFDPQILKPKVQALLEHQRNRRALQQLSHDLEVARAFNASVLDNAAEGILVVREDGLIRFANPAMSRLLNATVHELQGKEFLDFLQKPHIPIWADSELFAGYKRGETLRLHDALLRTAPGQQVPVALSCAPLPTEQHAMVVTVLDMSVVRHLHQQLEFQAVTDPLTGLLNRRGFYQTVENLLLRGERSDSTWVLLYLDLDGFKRVNDSLGHDAGDRVLRWVSEQLKACLRPFDILARMGGDEFTALLDLELPEQAAKIAEKLIERVSICQQIEGMDIALGASIGIATYPDCGANLDGLMRASDIAMYEAKRAGRQQYRFYDHEMNGRARSRLMLEESVRTAIENRDFNLVYQPQVAIADGQIRGFEALLRWQHPSVGDVPPGLFLPLLEEARLISRLGSWIYHRGAKQRKAWETLFAEDLVLGVSLSSTQFGLPNLVTELRQVLERHGLKPRQLEVEVTEEALMLNPDETRKQLRLLRNLGVRVALDDFGSGACSLAHLRDLELDTLKLDRHLIARLPGSERDAALARSVIDLCKQFGLLVIAEGVETVAQYEWLQANGCQYVQGFLVARPLMAEDTRLFAEPFDWNALTS from the coding sequence ATGGAATGCGCACAACCTACGCCAGCTGAAGGCAGCTCAATCCTTTTAATTGTTGATGATTACCCCGAAAACCTGATCAGCATGCGCGCGTTGTTACAGCGCCAGGACTGGCAGGTCATCACCGCGGCTTCCGGCTTTGAAGCGCTCAGCCTGTTGCTCGAACACGATGTCGACCTGGTGCTGCTGGATGTGCAGATGCCGGGTATGGACGGTTTTGAAGTGGCGCGCTTGATGCGTGGCAGCCAGCGAACCCGCCTCACGCCGATCATTTTCCTGACCGCCAACGAACAATCCCAGGACGCAGTGATCAAGGGCTACGCCAGTGGTGCGGTGGATTACCTGTTCAAACCGTTCGACCCGCAAATTCTCAAACCCAAAGTCCAGGCACTGCTCGAGCATCAGCGTAATCGCCGTGCCTTGCAGCAGTTGAGCCATGACCTGGAAGTCGCCCGGGCCTTCAATGCCTCGGTGTTGGATAACGCCGCCGAAGGCATTCTGGTGGTGCGCGAGGATGGGCTGATCCGCTTTGCCAACCCGGCAATGTCTCGTCTGCTCAATGCCACGGTGCACGAATTGCAAGGCAAAGAGTTTCTGGATTTCCTGCAAAAGCCGCACATCCCGATCTGGGCCGACTCCGAATTGTTTGCCGGCTACAAGCGCGGTGAAACCTTGCGCCTGCACGATGCGTTGCTGCGAACCGCGCCCGGTCAGCAAGTGCCGGTGGCGTTGTCTTGTGCGCCTTTGCCCACCGAACAACATGCCATGGTGGTGACGGTGCTGGACATGTCGGTGGTGCGCCATCTGCATCAGCAACTGGAGTTCCAGGCGGTGACCGATCCGCTGACCGGGCTGCTCAATCGCCGGGGGTTCTACCAGACCGTTGAAAACCTGCTGCTGCGCGGCGAACGCTCCGACAGCACGTGGGTGCTGTTGTACCTGGACCTCGACGGCTTCAAGCGGGTCAATGATTCCCTTGGCCACGATGCCGGCGACCGGGTGCTGCGTTGGGTGTCCGAGCAGTTGAAGGCGTGTCTGCGGCCCTTCGATATTTTGGCGCGGATGGGTGGCGATGAGTTCACCGCGCTGCTGGATCTTGAGCTCCCCGAGCAGGCGGCGAAGATTGCCGAGAAACTTATCGAGCGGGTGTCGATCTGTCAGCAAATCGAAGGCATGGACATCGCCTTGGGTGCCAGCATCGGCATCGCCACTTACCCCGATTGTGGGGCTAATCTCGACGGGTTGATGCGCGCGTCCGACATCGCCATGTACGAAGCCAAGCGCGCCGGGCGTCAGCAATATCGCTTCTACGATCATGAAATGAATGGCCGGGCGCGCTCGCGGCTGATGCTCGAAGAGAGCGTGCGCACGGCCATTGAGAACCGCGATTTCAATTTGGTGTATCAGCCTCAGGTGGCCATTGCCGACGGGCAGATTCGTGGGTTCGAGGCGTTGCTGCGCTGGCAGCATCCGAGTGTCGGCGATGTACCGCCGGGGCTGTTTTTGCCGTTGCTGGAAGAGGCGCGGTTGATCAGTCGCCTGGGCAGCTGGATTTACCATCGCGGGGCCAAACAACGAAAGGCCTGGGAAACCTTGTTTGCCGAAGACCTGGTGCTGGGCGTCAGTTTGAGCAGCACGCAGTTCGGTTTGCCCAACCTGGTCACCGAATTGCGTCAGGTGCTGGAGCGCCATGGTTTGAAGCCGCGACAGCTGGAGGTCGAGGTCACGGAAGAGGCCTTGATGCTTAACCCCGACGAAACCCGCAAGCAGCTGCGTTTGCTGCGCAATTTGGGGGTGCGGGTAGCGCTGGATGATTTTGGCTCCGGGGCTTGTTCGCTGGCGCACTTGCGAGACCTGGAACTGGACACGCTCAAACTCGACCGGCATTTGATCGCCCGGTTGCCGGGGTCCGAACGGGATGCGGCGCTGGCTCGCAGCGTCATCGATTTGTGCAAACAGTTTGGTTTGTTAGTCATCGCTGAAGGGGTGGAGACGGTGGCGCAATATGAATGGCTGCAAGCCAACGGCTGCCAGTATGTGCAGGGGTTTCTGGTCGCGCGGCCGTTGATGGCCGAGGACACCCGTCTCTTTGCCGAGCCCTTCGACTGGAACGCACTGACGAGTTGA
- a CDS encoding M48 metallopeptidase family protein — protein MTALKYLQAYPATLQDQVRQLIAEGRLGDYLSQRYPEKHGVQSDKALYTYALDLKQEYLRNAPAIDKVLFDNRLDLTHRALGLHTAISRVQGGKLKAKKEIRVASLFKDAPSEFLKMIVVHELAHFKESDHNKAFYKLCEHMLPGYHQVEFDLRVYLTWRDMQ, from the coding sequence ATGACCGCGTTGAAATACCTCCAGGCCTATCCCGCTACGTTGCAGGACCAGGTGCGTCAGCTGATCGCCGAAGGTCGGCTGGGCGACTACCTGAGCCAGCGGTACCCGGAAAAGCACGGGGTGCAGAGCGACAAGGCGCTGTACACCTATGCACTGGATCTCAAGCAGGAATACCTGCGTAACGCCCCGGCGATCGACAAGGTGTTATTCGACAACCGTCTGGACCTGACCCACCGTGCGCTCGGCCTGCACACTGCGATTTCCCGGGTGCAAGGCGGCAAGCTCAAGGCCAAGAAAGAAATTCGTGTGGCCTCGTTGTTCAAGGACGCGCCCTCCGAGTTTCTGAAAATGATCGTGGTGCATGAGCTGGCGCACTTCAAGGAGTCGGACCACAACAAGGCGTTCTACAAGCTGTGCGAACACATGTTGCCGGGGTATCACCAGGTGGAGTTCGATTTGCGGGTGTACCTGACTTGGCGGGATATGCAATAG
- a CDS encoding winged helix-turn-helix domain-containing protein — MDVSKTKSSFYRRLYVAYLIDSGLASSVPALTEVTGMPRRTAQDTIAALADLDIVCEFEQEEGARNHAGRYRIREWGAIDRGWIERNLRQIKAVLEYP, encoded by the coding sequence ATGGACGTGAGCAAGACCAAAAGCAGCTTCTACCGCCGGTTGTACGTGGCGTACCTGATCGACAGCGGGCTGGCCAGCAGCGTCCCGGCGTTGACCGAAGTCACCGGCATGCCCCGGCGCACGGCCCAGGACACCATCGCGGCGTTGGCGGATCTGGATATCGTTTGTGAATTCGAGCAGGAAGAGGGCGCGCGCAACCATGCGGGGCGCTATCGGATTCGCGAGTGGGGGGCGATTGATCGGGGATGGATTGAGCGTAATCTGCGGCAGATCAAAGCGGTCCTCGAGTATCCCTGA
- a CDS encoding GNAT family N-acetyltransferase yields MTIDWVCKHHSDLGKEQLYAILQLRAEVFVVEQKCLYQDIDGQDLEGDTCHLMGWDGDRLVAYLRLLDPELQGGDVVIGRVIIAPAARGTGLGHELMTQALKQAGKHWPEVPIYLSAQAHLQGYYGRYGFVVVGEEYLEDDIPHIGMRRS; encoded by the coding sequence ATGACAATCGATTGGGTCTGCAAACACCACAGTGACCTGGGTAAAGAGCAGCTGTATGCCATTTTGCAGCTGCGCGCCGAGGTGTTTGTCGTCGAGCAGAAATGCCTTTATCAGGACATCGATGGCCAGGACCTGGAAGGTGACACCTGCCACTTGATGGGCTGGGACGGGGATCGACTGGTGGCGTACCTGCGATTGCTCGACCCGGAGTTACAGGGCGGCGATGTGGTGATAGGCCGAGTGATCATTGCTCCCGCTGCACGCGGCACCGGGCTTGGGCACGAGTTGATGACACAGGCGTTGAAGCAGGCCGGGAAACACTGGCCTGAAGTACCGATCTACCTCTCGGCCCAGGCGCATTTGCAGGGGTACTACGGGCGGTACGGATTTGTGGTGGTGGGTGAGGAATACCTGGAGGATGATATTCCGCATATCGGGATGCGTCGTTCTTGA
- a CDS encoding substrate-binding periplasmic protein: MPRLHRAFALIGLLLLTQAAAAQKLRLVADAWPPFTDATLVNGGLATDIVSTALTRAGYASDFEQVPWARALFGVGEGRYDVLVNAWYTDERTKLGQFSGEYLLNRVRFLKRKDVPIEFTNLQQLHTYPIAVVRGYAYSQAFDDDVSLQKVPVHSFAMAVRMLAADRVKLTLEDEFVARYYLARESPKVRNAVEFLPKPLSENSLHILVSLKNPLHEQIVAGFDREIAAMKADGSYEKLLKQHGM; the protein is encoded by the coding sequence ATGCCGCGATTGCATCGAGCGTTTGCTTTGATCGGATTGCTGTTGCTGACACAGGCCGCGGCAGCGCAAAAGCTGCGTCTGGTCGCCGATGCCTGGCCGCCCTTCACCGACGCTACGCTGGTCAATGGCGGATTGGCCACGGACATCGTCAGTACTGCACTGACCCGGGCCGGCTATGCCAGTGATTTCGAACAGGTGCCGTGGGCGCGGGCCTTATTTGGGGTAGGCGAGGGACGTTACGACGTGCTGGTCAACGCCTGGTACACCGACGAGCGCACGAAACTGGGGCAGTTTTCCGGCGAGTACCTGCTCAATCGCGTGCGCTTTCTCAAGCGCAAAGACGTGCCGATTGAATTCACGAATCTGCAACAACTGCACACCTATCCGATAGCGGTGGTGCGCGGTTATGCCTATTCGCAAGCATTCGACGACGATGTGTCGCTGCAGAAAGTCCCCGTGCATAGCTTCGCCATGGCCGTGCGCATGCTCGCGGCCGACCGGGTCAAGCTGACCCTGGAAGACGAGTTCGTCGCCCGGTATTACCTCGCCCGCGAGTCACCCAAAGTGCGCAATGCCGTGGAGTTTTTACCCAAGCCGTTGAGTGAGAACAGCCTGCATATTCTGGTGAGCCTGAAGAACCCCCTGCATGAACAGATCGTCGCCGGGTTCGACCGTGAGATTGCGGCGATGAAGGCTGACGGGAGCTATGAGAAATTGCTCAAGCAGCATGGGATGTAG
- the yccS gene encoding YccS family putative transporter, whose amino-acid sequence MSSTTFRQSLRRLWALDKFSYSVRVFIALTGTMALCWYQDQMGLLIPLFLGIIASALAETDDSWQGRLNALAVTLVCFMVAALSVELLFPYPVLFIIAFALASFCLTMLGALGERYGAIASATLILSVYTMIGVDQRGGAVTDFWHEPVLLVAGAAWYGLLSVLWQALFSNQPVQQSLARLFRELGYYLKLKSSLFEPIRQLDVEAQRLELAQQNGRVVAALNAAKEIILHRVGDGRPGVKVSRYLKLYFLAQDIHERASSSHYPYNALAEAFFHSDVLFRCQRLLRQQGKACRALAESIQMRQPFTYDASFAEALSDLHASLEHLRIQSNPAWRGLLRSLRALAANLGTLDRLLSDASNPDALADATDSTLLDRSPRSLKDVWIRLRTQLTPTSLLFRHALRLPLALSIGYGMVHLIHPSQGYWIILTTLFVCQPNYGATRRKLGQRIIGTAIGLTVAWALFDLFPNPLIQSSFAILAGVVFFTNRTTRYTLATAAITLMVLFCFNQVGDGYGLLLPRLFDTLLGSLIAGLAVFLFLPDWQGRRLNKVLANTLTCNSIYLRQIMQQYAAGKSDDLAYRLARRNAHNADAALSTTLANMLMEPGHFRKEADVGFRFLVLSHTLLSYLSGLGAHRETQLPSDVREHLIDGAGVNLAASLDEIAQGLASKQPIAIQSDEEEALANGLEQMPDEIDEGQRLVQTQLALICRQLGPLRTLAAHLIKDTSEA is encoded by the coding sequence ATGTCATCGACCACATTTCGGCAGTCTCTGCGTCGCCTCTGGGCGCTGGATAAATTCAGCTACAGCGTTCGGGTATTCATCGCCCTGACCGGCACCATGGCGCTGTGTTGGTATCAGGATCAAATGGGGTTGCTGATCCCGTTGTTCCTGGGAATCATCGCCAGCGCCCTGGCCGAAACCGACGACAGTTGGCAGGGCCGCCTCAACGCGCTCGCCGTGACGCTAGTGTGTTTCATGGTCGCCGCCCTGTCCGTCGAACTGCTCTTCCCCTACCCCGTCCTCTTTATCATCGCCTTTGCGCTGGCCAGCTTTTGCCTGACCATGCTCGGCGCGCTGGGCGAACGTTATGGCGCGATTGCTTCGGCAACACTGATTCTGTCGGTCTACACCATGATCGGCGTGGACCAGCGCGGCGGCGCGGTCACTGATTTCTGGCACGAGCCGGTACTGCTGGTGGCCGGTGCGGCCTGGTACGGCTTGCTCTCCGTGCTGTGGCAGGCGCTGTTTTCCAACCAGCCAGTGCAGCAGAGCCTGGCGCGGCTCTTCCGTGAACTGGGTTATTACCTGAAACTGAAATCGTCGCTGTTCGAACCGATCCGGCAGCTGGACGTGGAAGCGCAGCGGCTGGAACTGGCGCAACAAAACGGTCGGGTGGTGGCGGCCCTGAACGCCGCCAAGGAAATCATTCTGCATCGGGTCGGCGACGGTCGGCCGGGCGTGAAAGTCAGCCGTTATCTGAAGCTGTACTTCCTCGCCCAGGACATCCACGAGCGTGCCAGTTCCTCACACTACCCCTACAACGCGCTGGCCGAAGCGTTCTTCCACAGCGACGTGCTGTTCCGCTGTCAGCGCCTGTTGCGCCAGCAAGGCAAGGCTTGCCGCGCGCTGGCCGAGTCGATCCAGATGCGCCAGCCGTTCACTTATGACGCAAGCTTTGCCGAGGCCCTGAGCGACCTGCACGCGTCCCTCGAACATCTGCGTATCCAGAGCAATCCGGCCTGGCGCGGTCTGCTGCGTTCGTTGCGCGCGCTGGCCGCCAACCTCGGCACGCTCGACCGTTTGCTCAGCGACGCCAGCAACCCCGATGCGCTCGCAGACGCTACCGACAGCACCCTGCTCGACCGTTCGCCACGCAGCCTCAAGGATGTCTGGATACGTTTGCGCACGCAGCTGACGCCGACGTCCTTGCTGTTCCGCCATGCCCTGCGCCTGCCCCTGGCGTTGAGCATCGGCTATGGCATGGTGCATTTGATCCACCCGTCGCAAGGTTACTGGATCATCCTCACCACGCTGTTTGTCTGTCAGCCGAACTACGGCGCCACCCGCCGCAAACTCGGGCAGCGAATCATCGGCACCGCTATCGGCCTGACCGTGGCCTGGGCGTTGTTCGATCTGTTCCCGAACCCGTTGATCCAGTCGAGCTTCGCCATCCTTGCCGGGGTGGTGTTCTTTACCAACCGCACCACCCGCTACACCCTGGCGACTGCTGCGATCACGCTCATGGTGCTGTTCTGTTTCAACCAGGTGGGCGATGGTTATGGGCTGCTTCTACCGCGACTGTTCGATACCCTGCTCGGCAGCCTGATCGCCGGGCTGGCGGTATTCCTGTTCCTGCCGGACTGGCAGGGTCGACGCCTGAACAAAGTGCTGGCCAACACCCTGACCTGCAACAGCATTTACCTGCGCCAGATCATGCAGCAATACGCTGCCGGTAAAAGCGACGACCTGGCTTATCGCCTGGCCCGACGCAACGCGCACAACGCCGATGCCGCGTTGTCGACGACGCTGGCCAACATGCTGATGGAGCCAGGGCACTTCCGTAAGGAAGCGGATGTCGGGTTCCGTTTCCTGGTGCTGTCGCACACCTTGCTCAGCTATTTGTCGGGGCTGGGGGCACACCGTGAAACTCAACTACCGTCGGACGTGCGTGAGCATTTGATCGACGGTGCCGGTGTGAACCTGGCTGCCAGCCTCGACGAAATCGCTCAGGGTCTGGCGAGCAAACAGCCGATTGCGATTCAGAGCGATGAGGAAGAAGCCCTGGCCAATGGACTTGAGCAAATGCCGGATGAGATCGATGAAGGGCAGCGGTTGGTGCAGACGCAACTGGCGTTGATCTGCCGGCAGCTGGGGCCGTTGCGGACGTTGGCGGCGCATCTCATCAAGGACACTAGCGAAGCCTGA
- a CDS encoding NAD(P)/FAD-dependent oxidoreductase, giving the protein MRSTEVVIIGAGAAGLMCALTAAGRGRKVMLLDHANKAGKKILMSGGGRCNFTNMYTEPGNFLSQNEHFCKSALARYTQWDFIGLVAKHGVPYHEKKLGQLFCDNKSSDILGLLLDECDQVGVSLHLDTSIQHIEKMESGYLLQTTLDQITCESLVIATGGLSIPTLGATGFGYQVAKQFGHDLLPTRAGLVPFTITDQLKELCTELSGTSVDCLVSCNDQSFRENILFTHRGLSGPAILQISSFWESGDTVQINLMPDHDVPDWLQQQQAERPNSELKTLLGEIFTKKMANLLADNWFVSKPMKQYTHAELADIAEKLASWKVVPAGTEGYRTAEVTLGGVDTREVSSKTMESLKSPGLYFIGEVLDVTGHLGGFNFQWAWASGYAAAQFV; this is encoded by the coding sequence TTGCGCTCTACCGAAGTCGTGATCATTGGCGCTGGCGCCGCAGGGTTGATGTGTGCGCTGACCGCCGCCGGGCGCGGGCGCAAGGTGATGTTGCTCGACCATGCGAACAAGGCCGGCAAGAAAATCCTGATGTCGGGCGGTGGACGCTGCAATTTCACCAACATGTACACCGAGCCGGGCAATTTCCTCTCGCAGAATGAGCATTTCTGCAAATCCGCCCTGGCGCGCTACACCCAGTGGGATTTCATCGGTCTGGTGGCCAAACACGGCGTGCCGTACCACGAGAAGAAACTCGGCCAGTTGTTCTGCGATAACAAATCCAGCGACATCCTTGGCCTGCTGCTCGACGAGTGCGATCAGGTCGGCGTCAGCCTGCACCTGGATACCTCGATCCAGCACATCGAGAAAATGGAAAGCGGCTATCTGCTGCAAACCACCCTCGACCAAATTACCTGTGAGTCTCTGGTGATCGCCACCGGTGGCCTGTCGATTCCGACCCTGGGCGCCACCGGCTTCGGATATCAAGTCGCCAAGCAGTTCGGTCACGACCTGCTGCCGACCCGCGCCGGCCTCGTGCCGTTCACTATCACCGATCAGCTCAAGGAGCTTTGCACCGAGCTGTCGGGCACGTCGGTGGATTGCCTGGTGAGCTGCAACGATCAGAGTTTCCGCGAGAATATCCTGTTCACTCACCGCGGCCTTAGCGGGCCGGCGATCTTGCAGATTTCATCGTTCTGGGAATCCGGCGACACGGTGCAAATCAACCTGATGCCGGATCACGACGTGCCTGACTGGCTGCAACAGCAGCAGGCCGAACGCCCGAATAGCGAGTTGAAAACCTTGCTCGGTGAAATCTTCACCAAGAAGATGGCCAATCTGTTGGCGGATAACTGGTTCGTCTCCAAACCGATGAAGCAGTACACCCACGCCGAGCTGGCGGACATTGCCGAAAAACTGGCGAGCTGGAAAGTCGTGCCGGCTGGCACTGAAGGCTACCGCACTGCCGAAGTGACCCTGGGCGGCGTCGACACGCGCGAAGTTTCGTCCAAGACCATGGAATCGCTGAAAAGCCCTGGGCTGTATTTCATCGGCGAAGTGCTCGATGTCACCGGGCATCTGGGGGGCTTCAATTTCCAGTGGGCCTGGGCCTCCGGTTACGCTGCCGCGCAATTTGTCTGA
- the dbpA gene encoding ATP-dependent RNA helicase DbpA, which yields MLANLDSLGYAQMTPIQAQSLPVILKGMDLIAQAKTGSGKTAAFGIGLLNPINPRFFGCQALVICPTRELADQVAKEIRRLARAEDNIKVLTLCGGVSFGPQIGSLEHGAHIIVGTPGRIQQHLRKGSLVLHGLNTLILDEADRMLDMGFYDSIEEIIAQTPERRQTLLFSATYPVGIKQLASKFMRTPQIVKAEAFHDDTQIEQRFYEISPEERMDAVVKVLAHFRPASCVAFCFTKQQVQETVDHLTSKGISAVGLQGDLEQRDRDQVLAMFANRSTSVLVATDVAARGLDIDMLDMVINVELARDSEIHIHRVGRTGRAGEKGIAISLVAPSEAHRAQAIEQLQKSPLSWDQLDNLKSQGGAPLLPVMSTLCIGAGRKDKVRPGDILGALTGDAGIPGAQVGKIAIFDFQAYVAVERGIAKQALQRLNDGKIKGRSLRVRIL from the coding sequence ATGCTGGCTAACCTCGACTCCCTCGGTTATGCCCAGATGACGCCGATCCAGGCGCAAAGCTTGCCGGTGATCCTCAAGGGGATGGACCTGATCGCCCAGGCCAAGACCGGCAGCGGCAAGACCGCCGCCTTCGGTATCGGCCTGCTGAACCCGATCAATCCGCGCTTCTTCGGTTGCCAGGCGCTGGTCATTTGCCCGACTCGCGAGTTGGCTGACCAGGTTGCCAAGGAAATCCGTCGTCTGGCCCGTGCCGAAGACAACATCAAGGTGCTGACCCTGTGCGGCGGCGTGTCCTTCGGCCCGCAGATCGGCTCGCTGGAGCATGGCGCGCACATCATCGTCGGCACCCCGGGGCGCATCCAGCAGCACTTGCGCAAGGGTTCGCTGGTGCTCCATGGCCTGAACACGCTGATCCTCGACGAAGCCGACCGCATGCTCGACATGGGTTTCTACGATTCCATCGAAGAAATCATCGCCCAGACCCCGGAGCGCCGCCAGACCCTGCTGTTCTCCGCCACGTACCCGGTGGGCATCAAGCAACTGGCGTCGAAATTCATGCGCACCCCTCAGATCGTGAAGGCCGAGGCGTTCCACGACGATACGCAGATCGAGCAGCGCTTCTACGAAATCTCTCCGGAAGAGCGTATGGACGCGGTGGTCAAAGTCCTCGCGCATTTCCGTCCGGCGTCCTGCGTGGCCTTCTGCTTCACCAAGCAGCAGGTTCAGGAAACCGTTGATCACCTGACCTCCAAAGGCATCTCCGCCGTGGGTCTGCAGGGTGATCTGGAACAGCGTGACCGCGATCAGGTATTGGCCATGTTCGCCAACCGCAGTACTTCGGTACTGGTCGCCACCGACGTCGCCGCGCGCGGTCTGGACATCGATATGCTGGACATGGTGATCAACGTCGAACTGGCCCGCGACTCGGAAATCCACATTCACCGTGTCGGCCGTACCGGTCGTGCGGGCGAGAAAGGCATCGCGATCAGCCTGGTCGCACCGTCCGAAGCGCACCGCGCCCAGGCCATCGAGCAACTGCAGAAGTCGCCGTTGAGCTGGGATCAGTTGGACAACCTCAAGTCCCAGGGCGGCGCACCGCTGCTGCCGGTGATGAGCACGCTGTGCATTGGTGCGGGCCGTAAAGACAAGGTACGTCCGGGCGACATTCTTGGTGCACTGACGGGTGACGCCGGCATCCCGGGTGCCCAGGTCGGCAAGATTGCGATTTTCGACTTCCAGGCCTATGTGGCCGTGGAACGCGGAATCGCCAAGCAAGCCTTGCAGCGCCTGAACGACGGTAAAATCAAAGGCCGCTCGTTGCGCGTACGCATCCTTTAA